Proteins co-encoded in one Setaria viridis chromosome 9, Setaria_viridis_v4.0, whole genome shotgun sequence genomic window:
- the LOC117837179 gene encoding MADS-box transcription factor 50 isoform X3, producing the protein MRGDVTRPTIHIFRFDPIGGLILRLHRLRSRTSFVQKTIERYRTYTKDNVSSKTVQQDIEQVKADAEGLARKLEALEAYKRKLLGEKLEECSIEELHSLEVKLEKSLHCIRGRKTQLLEEQVNKLKEKELTLRKNNEDLREKCKNQPPLQPTPPARAVITVEDDHPEQNDDAMDVETELYIGLPGMDHRRNKAAAVRSA; encoded by the exons ATGCGAGGAGATGTAACCAGACCAACCATTCATATTTTTAGATTTGACCCTATAGGAGGGTTGATCCTtaggctgcatcggcttcgatctcggacgagctt TGTGCAGAAAACAATTGAACGTTATAGAACATACACAAAGGATAATGTCAGCAGCAAGACAGTACAGCAAGATATTGAG CAAGTAAAAGCTGATGCTGAGGGCCTGGCAAGGAAACTCGAAGCACTTGAAGCTTACAAAAG AAAGCTTTTGGGTGAGAAGTTGGAAGAATGCTCAATTGAAGAACTGCACAGTTTGGAAGTCAAACTTGAAAAGAGCCTTCACTGCATCAGGGGAAGAAAG ACTCAGCTGTTGGAAGAGCAGGTCAATAAGCTGAAGGAGAAG GAGCTGACACTGCGCAAGAACAATGAAGATTTACGTGAAAAG TGCAAGAATCAGCCGCCCCTGCAGCCTACTCCTCCTGCGCGGGCAGTCATCACCGTGGAAGACGATCACCCGGAGCAGAACGACGACGCCATGGACGTGGAGACGGAGCTGTACATAGGATTGCCTGGCATGGATCACCGCCGAAACAAGGCTGCGGCAGTCAGGTCAGCGTAG